From Venturia canescens isolate UGA chromosome 3, ASM1945775v1, whole genome shotgun sequence:
TTTTCCCATGTGATTGTCGAACCAATCGCAAGTTTATCGTAATCGGtaagttttcgaacgttccaACCGTTTTGGTAtacttaataaattttatatttccgtGTAATTTTGTGTGTTGGGATGTTGGGATTAAGATTCTGCAGCTTGAGAATACCGAATGGGGCGAAAAAAGCTGCAGGGTTTTATGGAAAGTAGAAAAATTAGTgctgttggatttttctaaTCGCTTGGTTTATTAATCAGTCATTTATTATGGATGATCTTGCTTCGATGTGTACGGAATGTTTCATCACCTCTTGTCGTACGTTTCAACAGTTTATCTTAAACTTATTTGGGTTTATAGAAAAGATTCgcagtggaattttttcaataagccTTTTCagatatatttttcatcatagTGCACTTTGTACAGTTTTCgacagaaaaaagagaaaaatagtcAAAATTAAAGGTTcgaaatttctgaaaaatcttGTCTTCTGAATTTaaccgaaaaattttcaaaattctgccaaattttttattagtcTCCGAATTTTTCGAGAGCCTACGTCATAATCTCGCTcgtttcttaaaaaagtctaaagaaaaaagaaataaaatgcgaATGAAAACTGAAGAGGCGAAAAACAATGTGCTGCAAATGTTCGCAGGTTTCGTTGGCATTGGGTCTGGACGCGGGTGGTTGGGGGGCCCTGGTGGAGCGCGCAGGAAGTCATTCGGCAAGTCCAAGTCCATTGTTGGCTCATAGCGCCGGTTTCGCGGGTCTGGCGAGCCTGGCTCGTCGCTGCGGTGTTTGTTTGGCGACTTTCCCCTCGGCTTGGTTGTTGGAACGTCACGCATTATTGCAACACGCTGGTCAGCCGAACGACGACAAGCCCTTTACGTGTGAGCAATGCGGCCAGCGTTATCGCTATCGTTCCGCTTACGTGAAACATCGGGAGCAGAATCATCGGGCAAGGCTGCCGGCTGACAAGCTTTTCACTTGCGACGTGTGCGGCATGCAGTTTCGGTATCTCAAGTCTTTCAAGAAGCACCGTTTGAACCACGCGCTGGAACGTCTGCAGCGTGGAACCGGCGAACAGgcgaacaacaacaacaacaacaacaacaacaacaacaacaacaacaacagcagcacgGGTTCGTCATCCTCGATATCCTCGTTGCTATCGAGGGTGGAAAGAAGCGATCAAGTCTCGAGCACAGGCGAACCTTCGCAATTGGATACCGGAAGCAACCAGGGTGATCCGGAGGATGTCGCTCGGGGGGAAAGCTTCGGCGAGAACGCGAGGGACGAGGCAATCTCGGAAACTGCCAGTGTCCAGGAGAACCCAGATCTGCAGGAAGTTCAAGCGATGGATCTCGGGACCAGTTCCGGTCTCGGGACTTCAATTTCCACTGTTAATCGAACCAGCGCTGTTCGAGCTGAGAGCGAGCACGGTGACGTGGAAGAAACCAACGTTGAGAATCTCGCTGATGAGCTTGAAATGCGAAGCGCCGAAGCCAACGAGCGCGTCATTAGTCTCGTCAGCAGCAGAGCCCATCACCACGAAAATGATCGACGCGAGAGACGCTTCGCTTGCCCTTTCTGCGGCAAATGTGTTCGCTCTAAAGAAAATCTCAAGCTTCACGTTCGCAAGCACACCGGCGAAAGGCCCTTCGTTTGCCTCTTCTGCGGACGAGCTTTCGGGGGTAAAAGCGATCTGACGAGACACCTTCGGATACACACCGGCGAACGACCTTATCACTGTGAAATGTGCGGTAAATGCTTCGCCCGAGCTGATTATCTTTCCAAACATCTTACAACTCACATCCATCACAATCATCAGCGCTAAGCAAACTCAAAATCTCCCTCTTCCGCTGTTGAGGCCTACTTTTTTCTTGCCCAATCGAATTCTTTCAACACTTTCGTTACTCGAGCCTTAACAGCcgcttatttttcaaattcctcaTTTCGGAGCGTcccaaattcaaataattgcCAATTCTCGTGAAAACCCAATTCCGCATATTCCCCGGTTACGATTAAGCCAACACGAAAACGGTTTGCCTGAGAATTCGTCTCCTTGATCATCGCCCATTCGAGCCGAACTCCTTCCAACTGGCTTGGAACGAGTGACCCTGACTAGTGAACGGCGCTTCCtgggaaaatcaaattctcatTTTCCCAAAACTATTTTAATCAGCGTGAGCTTCCTCCACCAAATCccagatattaaaaaaaaaaccccccAAAATGTGGTGCCACGGAACGAAGCTAAATTCGGAGAGCTTTACATCACTCATTTCCGGTTTAAATAACACCGAGGATTCTGCATCCGCGTACGAAAATCCATCAGAAGTCAATtaaaaaggagagaaacaACAAAATGGAGAACGCGGAAGGAAACGATTGTCGAGGGGATCGCACCGCTCCTTCTGAGGGCAAACGGTTTCGAGATCCAGGAAAAGGTTTGATCCACGACGTAACTTGTCTCGAAAGAGGTGAGTtttaatattcaaaaaaaaacagaaaaaaaaattattcttaaCGAATTCGTTGAGTCGAGTTTTatttgtaaatgaaaaaaaaaaaaaaaaaaaaacatgcacacacgcacacacatacacgcgcGTATATGTATTGAATATACGCGCTAGTGAGAATAATTTTGTGATAAGAGGACTTGAAATACCAAAGAATGAAGCTCTTCGTTAAGGGCATGGCGATAAGAGTGGCGAGtattgaatttattgaaatactcGTCCACTGATACGGATCAACGAATTTTGTGGATATAGcaagttcatattttcttaataattttcgttatatataaatttgttttttcgtaattATGGTTTTCCCACAATTTctgtgttttttcacttcagcTATTATTGTTCTCTTATATTTATGTCTCGAACGACGAGTGATATTATAATTACGCATTCAACGCAAAAGCTGGTCGATTCGTGTAACGATCGCACGGGCTGCGTACACACGAATCTAcgtaaatattgaagaatatATTAAAAc
This genomic window contains:
- the LOC122407666 gene encoding zinc finger and BTB domain-containing protein 49-like isoform X1, with product MGSEHYCLRWNNHQSNLLGVFSQLLESESLVDVTLACTEGPSIRAHKVVLSACSSYFQALFLDHPNRHPIVILKDVRFTELRTLVDFMYKGEVNVEYCQLSALLKTAESLKVKGLADMTNINSGCSSRDEHPQQTGQQQLSHQQHTNSESGRDRERERDREKDKEREKESTMSMTTTTTTTTTTTLNTTSSSNNPSNPMDCNEQPQQQIQQQQQQQQQQQQLVLQHQAAALAASAAAASSETIEAVDMTDCPASPPGPASPCLAPLALDRPRRDSEDAVSLEETRGSLSPISVHSGPSDMSLSNNNAATTGVLPLNLPQSRLPSPHSTEPLAGPSGLPPVQQVPLSLKKEVDWERPSEERCASSEISTDYRLPPDPVSLFSVSLALGLDAGGWGALVERAGSHSASPSPLLAHSAGFAGLASLARRCGVCLATFPSAWLLERHALLQHAGQPNDDKPFTCEQCGQRYRYRSAYVKHREQNHRARLPADKLFTCDVCGMQFRYLKSFKKHRLNHALERLQRGTGEQANNNNNNNNNNNNNNNSSTGSSSSISSLLSRVERSDQVSSTGEPSQLDTGSNQGDPEDVARGESFGENARDEAISETASVQENPDLQEVQAMDLGTSSGLGTSISTVNRTSAVRAESEHGDVEETNVENLADELEMRSAEANERVISLVSSRAHHHENDRRERRFACPFCGKCVRSKENLKLHVRKHTGERPFVCLFCGRAFGGKSDLTRHLRIHTGERPYHCEMCGKCFARADYLSKHLTTHIHHNHQR
- the LOC122407666 gene encoding zinc finger and BTB domain-containing protein 49-like isoform X2, coding for MGSEHYCLRWNNHQSNLLGVFSQLLESESLVDVTLACTEGPSIRAHKVVLSACSSYFQALFLDHPNRHPIVILKDVRFTELRTLVDFMYKGEVNVEYCQLSALLKTAESLKVKGLADMTNINSGCSSRDEHPQQTGQQQLSHQQHTNSESGRDRERERDREKDKEREKESTMSMTTTTTTTTTTTLNTTSSSNNPSNPMDCNEQPQQQIQQQQQQQQQQQQLVLQHQAAALAASAAAASSETIEAVDMTDCPASPPGPASPCLAPLALDRPRRDSEDAVSLEETRGSLSPISVHSGPSDMSLSNNNAATTGVLPLNLPQSRLPSPHSTEPLAGPSGLPPVQQVPLSLKKEVDWERPSEERCASSEISTDYRLPPDPVSLALGLDAGGWGALVERAGSHSASPSPLLAHSAGFAGLASLARRCGVCLATFPSAWLLERHALLQHAGQPNDDKPFTCEQCGQRYRYRSAYVKHREQNHRARLPADKLFTCDVCGMQFRYLKSFKKHRLNHALERLQRGTGEQANNNNNNNNNNNNNNNSSTGSSSSISSLLSRVERSDQVSSTGEPSQLDTGSNQGDPEDVARGESFGENARDEAISETASVQENPDLQEVQAMDLGTSSGLGTSISTVNRTSAVRAESEHGDVEETNVENLADELEMRSAEANERVISLVSSRAHHHENDRRERRFACPFCGKCVRSKENLKLHVRKHTGERPFVCLFCGRAFGGKSDLTRHLRIHTGERPYHCEMCGKCFARADYLSKHLTTHIHHNHQR